The Planococcus donghaensis genome contains a region encoding:
- the trpB gene encoding tryptophan synthase subunit beta — MTKVKICGLKEVQHVQAASRADAIGFVFAPSKRQVTIEQAAELAKHVPVDADKIGVFVNPSLKEIEDTVAGVPLTMVQLHGDEPDELVKAIQVPVIQAFSIRTKEDVVKLKQSLADYVLVDAPGTDYRGGSGNVFDWSLLDGADIDPARLIVAGGLNPENVHAAIEQTTPYMVDVSSGVETDNRKDTVKIQEFIKSVKGDFVEQTMEKVGFFGKYGGQFVPETLMKAVKELEDAYNEAKDDPEFHKEYHHYLSEYVGREQPLTYAKRMTEAYGGPKIYLKREDLNHTGAHKVNNAIGQALLAMRMGKRKIVAETGAGQHGVATATICALFDLDCVIFMGEEDIKRQQLNVFRMKLLGARVESVTKGSATLKDAVNEALRYWVTNVEDTHYLIGSALGPHPFPTMVRDFQSVIGEETKRQILEKEGRLPDTILACIGGGSNAIGMFYPFIQDKEVELIGVEAAGQGVDTDKHAATLTKGTDGVLHGALMKLLQDDAGQVQEAHSISAGLDYPGIGPEHAYLADIGRVEYRSITDDEALAAVISMSRLEGIIPALESAHAIAEAEKQAKQMTADQILVICVSGRGDKDMATYAEKLEGLA, encoded by the coding sequence ATGACTAAAGTAAAGATTTGTGGTTTAAAAGAAGTGCAACATGTCCAAGCGGCAAGTCGTGCAGATGCCATTGGGTTTGTATTTGCGCCGAGTAAGCGTCAAGTGACAATTGAACAAGCAGCGGAGCTAGCAAAACATGTTCCGGTAGATGCTGATAAGATCGGTGTATTCGTAAATCCCTCGTTAAAAGAAATTGAAGACACAGTAGCAGGTGTTCCGCTGACAATGGTTCAACTTCACGGGGACGAACCGGACGAGTTAGTTAAAGCTATTCAAGTTCCAGTCATTCAAGCTTTCTCGATTCGTACAAAAGAAGATGTGGTGAAATTGAAACAGTCATTAGCTGATTATGTATTAGTAGATGCGCCGGGTACCGATTACCGTGGAGGTAGTGGCAATGTATTCGATTGGTCATTACTTGACGGAGCGGATATCGATCCTGCTCGATTGATTGTAGCGGGTGGCTTGAATCCTGAGAATGTTCATGCGGCGATTGAACAAACAACTCCATATATGGTGGACGTTTCAAGTGGCGTTGAAACAGATAACCGTAAAGATACAGTGAAAATACAAGAGTTTATTAAAAGCGTAAAGGGTGATTTTGTGGAACAGACAATGGAGAAAGTTGGCTTTTTCGGTAAATATGGAGGTCAGTTTGTGCCTGAAACTTTGATGAAAGCAGTTAAAGAATTAGAAGATGCATATAACGAGGCGAAAGACGATCCGGAATTTCATAAAGAATACCATCATTACTTATCGGAGTATGTAGGGCGTGAACAGCCTTTAACATATGCGAAGCGAATGACAGAAGCATATGGAGGACCGAAAATTTATTTGAAACGAGAAGATTTAAATCATACAGGTGCTCATAAAGTAAACAACGCTATTGGACAAGCGCTACTTGCGATGCGTATGGGCAAACGGAAAATTGTAGCAGAAACTGGAGCGGGGCAACACGGTGTTGCAACAGCGACAATTTGTGCACTGTTCGATTTGGATTGCGTTATTTTTATGGGGGAAGAAGACATTAAACGTCAGCAACTAAACGTATTCCGTATGAAATTATTAGGAGCCCGCGTTGAAAGTGTCACAAAAGGAAGTGCTACGTTAAAAGATGCGGTCAATGAAGCTTTGCGTTACTGGGTGACGAACGTCGAAGATACGCATTATTTAATTGGGTCGGCATTAGGACCTCATCCGTTTCCAACGATGGTTCGTGATTTCCAAAGTGTTATTGGGGAAGAAACAAAACGTCAAATATTAGAGAAGGAAGGACGTTTGCCGGATACGATTTTAGCTTGTATTGGCGGCGGTAGTAATGCGATTGGAATGTTCTATCCGTTTATTCAAGATAAAGAAGTTGAGTTGATTGGTGTTGAAGCGGCAGGACAAGGCGTCGATACGGATAAACACGCGGCAACCTTAACCAAAGGAACTGATGGAGTTCTTCATGGTGCGCTGATGAAATTATTGCAAGATGACGCGGGTCAAGTACAAGAAGCGCATTCGATTTCAGCGGGGCTTGACTACCCGGGAATTGGTCCGGAGCATGCTTATTTAGCAGACATTGGGCGGGTGGAATACCGTTCAATTACAGATGATGAAGCGTTAGCGGCCGTCATTAGCATGTCGCGTCTCGAAGGCATTATTCCGGCGCTTGAATCGGCTCATGCTATTGCAGAAGCTGAGAAACAAGCGAAACAAATGACAGCTGATCAAATTCTCGTTATTTGTGTATCCGGACGTGGCGACAAAGACATGGCGACATATGCGGAAAAACTGGAGGGGCTGGCATGA
- the trpA gene encoding tryptophan synthase subunit alpha, with protein sequence MNRLEQLKNSGNKAFVAYVMAGDGGLHRLKEQVQYLQGAGVSAIEIGIPFSDPVADGPTIEAAGNRALKQGVTLQKVLEELQSWTFDIKIPLLVMTYLNPVLKFGIERFTTECRKAGVSGVIIPDLPYEHKQLVQPYMDKENIKLIQLVTLTTTDIRLDEILREAEGFVYAVTIKGITGSRDELSQDVKTFMQKIRKKSPVPVYAGFGISKSSHVDMLRDDVDGFIVGSAIVEAFNAGKIEEIEPLIRAVTTA encoded by the coding sequence ATGAATCGATTAGAGCAACTGAAAAATTCAGGAAATAAAGCATTCGTCGCTTATGTGATGGCGGGAGATGGCGGTCTTCATCGCTTGAAAGAACAAGTTCAGTACTTGCAAGGAGCGGGTGTATCAGCTATTGAAATTGGCATTCCATTTTCAGATCCAGTAGCGGACGGTCCGACCATTGAAGCGGCAGGAAATCGTGCCTTGAAACAAGGCGTAACACTCCAGAAAGTTTTAGAAGAACTGCAAAGTTGGACATTTGATATTAAAATTCCGTTGCTAGTCATGACATATTTGAATCCTGTCCTGAAATTTGGCATTGAGCGTTTTACAACCGAATGCAGAAAAGCTGGAGTTTCGGGTGTGATTATTCCAGACCTTCCGTATGAACATAAACAATTGGTTCAGCCGTATATGGATAAAGAAAATATCAAATTAATTCAATTAGTAACGTTAACCACAACGGATATACGTTTAGATGAGATTCTGCGTGAGGCAGAAGGTTTTGTTTATGCGGTAACCATTAAAGGGATTACAGGATCACGCGATGAATTATCGCAAGATGTAAAAACGTTTATGCAAAAAATTCGCAAGAAAAGTCCGGTTCCGGTATATGCGGGATTCGGGATTTCAAAAAGTAGTCACGTGGATATGCTGCGTGATGATGTGGATGGTTTTATTGTAGGGAGTGCGATTGTAGAAGCATTCAATGCTGGTAAAATCGAAGAAATTGAGCCTCTTATCCGTGCAGTGACTACCGCTTAA